One segment of Desulfovibrio sp. TomC DNA contains the following:
- the secG gene encoding preprotein translocase subunit SecG yields the protein MTTLIITVHVLACVAVIILVLLQSGKEGMGVIFGGGSQSVFGSTGAGGLLVKLTALFGAIFIITSLVFNVHSSSHRRQAKSVMMDASGAPVQIPAAVDGAGKDAEPKKGVTFEEVPAPGANAPAGGAAKQ from the coding sequence TTGACAACTCTCATCATTACTGTACATGTACTCGCCTGCGTGGCGGTCATCATCCTGGTCCTGCTTCAGTCTGGCAAGGAAGGCATGGGGGTGATCTTCGGCGGCGGCAGCCAATCCGTCTTCGGCAGCACAGGTGCCGGCGGGTTGCTGGTCAAGTTGACCGCGCTTTTTGGAGCGATCTTTATTATTACTTCGCTTGTCTTTAACGTCCATTCCAGTTCGCACCGCCGTCAGGCCAAATCGGTCATGATGGATGCGAGCGGCGCGCCGGTACAGATTCCGGCGGCTGTGGATGGCGCAGGCAAGGATGCGGAACCCAAGAAGGGCGTCACCTTCGAAGAGGTTCCCGCGCCGGGAGCGAATGCTCCGGCCGGTGGGGCAGCGAAGCAGTAA
- a CDS encoding site-specific integrase: protein MSQASASLQSRREALSPPRPASRASRADSLPEGRSIRRSSPTYLYLKGNLYYFRYAFPKACRDLLGHAEIRISLQTGYVREARHRASGLYAMLLKLIGGGVLDYQELRAQLAQWLAELLDEPDKKPISQKVIRERLNGYLRALLEKDDIQIHPRKGVSGPGINLTSGQLSACYANMLTRLVDNPESLVDSAVDCIPHLIDEGVFKPEEISAENILQISKAHMKIQVTNHKVQAARANGDYLTEQAIFAAPYEPYPPVVDEAVVQKDQSDIVRKELLSEFIEKYIQTKLSDGAWKDHGVADHRGRLVNLVEILGDKVVSDVSRDDMRHFRDVLRKLPPNRTKLKEYKGKTINDILEMNPTRALSVKTVNVIVETASSMFDWGVRESLLSQNPAKGLSIKDDRQEIGLRDAFSPEDLQKIFASDNYVKGNFKHPSFFWAPLIGVYTGMRLEEVCQLECDDIYESETAGVWVIDINVKPSRDEKVHKLLKNKNSARIIPVHQDLIQIGLLEYRGNLKKRGDERLFSELQKTESSPKYGKQPGKSFGKLVRSLALGGNKTFHSLRHSFSDFFKVKGLHNDIFRQIFGHEIPGLAGRQYGSKFDALTCYSEIVSKIDYGIDISEVNSKPYLKGSV from the coding sequence ATGTCACAAGCCAGCGCATCACTTCAGAGCCGAAGGGAAGCACTCTCACCCCCACGGCCAGCTTCACGAGCATCCCGCGCCGATTCCCTGCCGGAAGGGCGATCCATCCGACGTTCATCGCCGACCTACCTTTACCTCAAAGGAAATCTTTACTATTTTCGATATGCTTTTCCAAAGGCATGTCGTGATCTGCTGGGTCATGCTGAAATTCGCATCAGCTTGCAGACGGGGTATGTCCGGGAGGCTCGGCATCGAGCTTCTGGCTTATATGCCATGTTGCTAAAGCTCATTGGGGGTGGAGTGTTGGACTATCAAGAACTTCGAGCGCAGCTTGCACAATGGTTGGCAGAATTGCTGGACGAACCTGATAAGAAGCCAATTTCTCAAAAGGTAATTCGAGAAAGACTGAATGGCTATCTTCGGGCTCTGCTTGAGAAAGATGATATCCAAATTCATCCTCGGAAAGGTGTGAGTGGGCCTGGGATTAACTTGACGAGCGGACAACTCTCGGCTTGTTATGCTAATATGCTGACTCGTCTCGTTGATAACCCAGAGTCATTGGTTGATAGTGCGGTGGATTGCATCCCGCATCTGATAGATGAAGGAGTTTTTAAGCCAGAGGAAATTTCTGCTGAAAATATTTTGCAAATATCCAAAGCACATATGAAAATTCAAGTTACGAATCATAAGGTGCAGGCGGCGCGAGCCAATGGAGACTACCTCACGGAGCAAGCAATTTTTGCTGCGCCTTATGAGCCGTATCCTCCCGTTGTTGATGAAGCAGTTGTTCAGAAGGACCAGTCTGATATCGTTAGGAAGGAATTATTGTCTGAATTTATTGAAAAGTACATTCAAACAAAACTTTCTGATGGAGCCTGGAAAGATCACGGTGTTGCAGATCATAGGGGGAGGCTCGTTAACTTGGTAGAAATCCTGGGGGACAAGGTTGTCTCTGATGTTTCACGAGATGATATGCGCCATTTTCGGGATGTCTTGCGTAAGTTGCCCCCGAATAGGACAAAGCTAAAGGAATATAAGGGCAAAACAATCAACGATATTCTGGAAATGAACCCGACACGCGCACTCAGTGTCAAGACAGTGAATGTGATCGTTGAAACAGCGTCCAGCATGTTTGATTGGGGTGTGAGGGAAAGTCTTTTGTCCCAGAATCCAGCGAAAGGGCTTTCCATTAAAGATGATAGGCAAGAAATTGGTCTGCGTGATGCTTTTTCACCAGAGGATCTTCAAAAGATTTTTGCAAGCGACAATTATGTGAAGGGAAATTTTAAGCACCCTTCATTTTTTTGGGCTCCGCTTATAGGTGTCTACACGGGTATGCGTCTTGAAGAGGTGTGCCAACTTGAGTGCGACGACATATATGAGTCCGAGACAGCAGGGGTCTGGGTCATAGATATCAATGTCAAACCATCTCGTGATGAAAAAGTTCATAAATTGTTGAAGAATAAGAATTCAGCGCGCATCATTCCTGTTCATCAAGACTTGATTCAGATTGGGCTACTTGAATACCGAGGCAATCTCAAGAAGCGCGGAGATGAAAGATTGTTTTCGGAATTGCAAAAGACAGAGTCGTCACCGAAGTATGGAAAGCAACCCGGAAAGTCATTTGGGAAATTGGTCAGGTCATTGGCGCTTGGTGGGAACAAGACCTTCCATTCGCTAAGGCATTCCTTCAGTGATTTCTTTAAAGTGAAAGGGCTGCATAATGATATCTTTCGACAGATATTCGGGCACGAAATACCGGGTCTGGCCGGAAGGCAGTATGGTTCAAAATTTGATGCCTTGACGTGTTATAGCGAAATTGTGTCAAAAATAGACTACGGCATTGACATCTCTGAGGTTAATTCCAAGCCATATTTAAAAGGTTCTGTCTAG
- a CDS encoding AAA family ATPase: protein MHDSLSELSLLAPTELDAGQVFSGTPSGKPVQGFAAPCAYTPTPSPDYIFHESSRDIIVWFLERSDPLYVFGPTGSGKTSLIKELAARLNYPVFEVTGHGRLEFADLAGHLAVRQGNMEYAYGPLTLAMRHGGLFLLNEIDLVSPDVAAGCNGILDGQPLCLAENSGELITPHPLFRFVATANTNGSFDETGLYQGTLQQNLAFMDRFWLCEVGYPDSQAELTLLEGRAAILPGDVRTRMVNFANEVRRLFVGEAAGEITKTIEVTFSTRTLLRWADLTVRFQPLANQGIQPVTYALDRALGYRASRETRALLHELAQRIFPLTV, encoded by the coding sequence ATGCACGATAGCCTGTCTGAACTGAGCCTCCTTGCGCCAACCGAGCTGGACGCCGGCCAGGTGTTTAGCGGTACGCCGTCCGGTAAACCCGTCCAGGGATTTGCCGCGCCGTGCGCCTACACGCCCACACCGTCCCCGGACTACATCTTTCACGAATCCAGCCGGGACATCATTGTCTGGTTTTTGGAACGCAGCGACCCGCTCTACGTGTTTGGCCCAACCGGTTCCGGCAAGACCTCGCTGATTAAGGAACTGGCAGCCCGGCTCAATTATCCAGTCTTCGAGGTGACCGGCCACGGGCGGTTGGAGTTTGCCGATTTGGCCGGCCATTTGGCAGTGCGCCAGGGCAACATGGAATACGCCTATGGTCCCCTGACCCTAGCCATGCGTCATGGCGGGCTTTTTCTGCTCAACGAAATCGACCTGGTCAGTCCGGACGTGGCGGCCGGCTGCAACGGCATCCTGGATGGCCAGCCTTTGTGCCTGGCTGAGAACAGCGGGGAACTCATTACGCCGCATCCGCTCTTTCGGTTCGTGGCCACGGCCAATACCAACGGCTCGTTTGACGAAACCGGTCTCTACCAGGGAACCCTCCAGCAGAACCTGGCCTTCATGGACCGTTTCTGGCTGTGCGAAGTCGGCTACCCCGATTCCCAAGCGGAATTGACCCTGCTTGAAGGCAGGGCAGCTATTCTGCCGGGTGATGTCCGAACCCGCATGGTGAACTTTGCCAATGAAGTCCGCCGGCTTTTCGTGGGCGAGGCGGCCGGCGAAATCACCAAGACCATTGAAGTGACCTTCTCCACCCGCACCTTGCTGCGCTGGGCCGATCTGACCGTGCGCTTCCAGCCCCTGGCCAACCAAGGCATCCAGCCGGTGACCTATGCCCTGGATCGAGCCCTCGGCTACCGGGCCAGCCGGGAAACCCGGGCCTTGCTGCACGAACTGGCTCAGCGAATCTTTCCGCTGACTGTATAA
- a CDS encoding ERF family protein, with the protein MESYQSTEISELAKALINVQRTIQPAIKDATNPFVHNRYATLNSVMDSCREALLGNSIWMTQFPVPAEPGYLGLVTKLTHAESGQWQSSLAVVPLPKADPQGMGSAMTYARRYALSAMLGIVTDDDDGEDAKMSTKTASPSRSPQNAPLAHKGTPSDVRPGQVDKNASKPKHAVSTPLPNAELTLPRIDGITYQTVSAQDGRPCVVATGNTAAKKELLSGAGFKWNPQRKMWWMYADVS; encoded by the coding sequence ATGGAAAGCTATCAATCAACAGAAATTTCAGAATTGGCCAAGGCCCTCATTAATGTGCAACGAACAATTCAGCCTGCGATCAAGGATGCTACCAATCCTTTTGTTCACAATCGGTACGCGACACTCAACAGTGTTATGGATTCCTGCCGCGAAGCGCTTCTGGGCAACAGCATTTGGATGACGCAATTCCCGGTCCCGGCCGAACCTGGGTATCTGGGGTTGGTCACGAAGCTGACCCACGCCGAATCCGGCCAATGGCAATCTTCGTTGGCGGTGGTTCCATTACCCAAGGCAGATCCGCAAGGCATGGGCAGTGCCATGACGTATGCTCGGCGGTACGCGCTAAGCGCCATGTTAGGCATCGTCACGGACGATGATGATGGCGAAGATGCAAAAATGTCCACGAAAACGGCCAGTCCTTCCAGAAGCCCGCAAAATGCCCCTCTGGCGCACAAAGGCACACCTTCCGATGTTCGCCCTGGCCAGGTCGATAAAAACGCCTCAAAACCGAAGCACGCCGTTTCGACCCCATTGCCGAACGCTGAGCTGACCCTGCCCCGGATCGATGGCATCACCTACCAGACCGTGTCTGCCCAGGATGGCCGGCCCTGCGTCGTGGCTACGGGCAATACGGCTGCCAAAAAAGAACTCCTTTCCGGGGCTGGTTTCAAGTGGAACCCGCAACGCAAAATGTGGTGGATGTATGCCGATGTATCCTGA
- a CDS encoding DUF3150 domain-containing protein, whose protein sequence is MDTPILSDIRVLDNLLAVNLNITLWSARKKLTLEDFGHVDLPPEDLATLGSKRIAPPESLRIFGTLKARAFNFLDRHGIRFLGGWAIPEDKATDIIQELCALRDEFAAQKEAFLAEYDALIQAWIAKHADWANLIANSTVGSDYVRARLGFSWQLYKVAPLMAHPDAETMVESGLYEEVEGLAGTLFTEIAKFADETWRKVYAGKTEVTHKALSPLRTMYHKLMGLTFVEPHVAPVTEILQMALSRLPKKGTIVGTDLLMLQGLVCLLRDPDALIEHSQQVIEGYGPATVLDSILRAPMAPTFAEHGPVEITGLLDVDEGDDPELAEITDPTARPCPGPRVQIPSMGLW, encoded by the coding sequence ATGGATACTCCGATTCTCTCCGACATCCGGGTGCTGGACAACCTCTTGGCCGTCAACCTCAACATCACCCTGTGGTCTGCCCGCAAAAAGCTGACGCTCGAAGACTTCGGCCACGTGGATTTGCCGCCGGAAGACCTGGCGACCCTTGGCAGCAAGCGCATCGCGCCGCCGGAAAGCCTGCGCATCTTCGGCACGCTCAAGGCCAGGGCTTTCAATTTCCTGGACCGGCATGGCATCCGTTTTCTGGGGGGCTGGGCCATCCCCGAAGACAAGGCCACGGACATCATCCAAGAACTTTGTGCCCTGCGCGATGAATTCGCTGCCCAAAAGGAAGCGTTCCTCGCGGAGTACGATGCGCTTATTCAGGCCTGGATCGCCAAGCACGCGGATTGGGCCAATCTGATCGCCAATTCCACGGTGGGGAGCGACTATGTCCGCGCCCGCCTGGGGTTTTCCTGGCAGCTGTACAAGGTGGCTCCGCTCATGGCTCATCCCGATGCCGAGACCATGGTCGAGTCCGGTTTATATGAGGAAGTGGAGGGATTAGCCGGTACGCTTTTCACCGAGATCGCCAAGTTTGCCGATGAGACTTGGCGCAAAGTGTACGCGGGCAAGACCGAAGTGACCCACAAGGCGCTGTCGCCGCTTCGCACCATGTACCACAAGCTCATGGGCCTGACCTTTGTCGAGCCCCACGTGGCTCCGGTGACGGAGATCCTCCAAATGGCGCTTTCGCGTCTGCCCAAGAAGGGCACCATCGTGGGGACCGACCTCCTCATGCTCCAAGGCTTGGTCTGCCTCCTGCGGGATCCTGATGCCCTGATTGAGCACAGCCAGCAGGTGATCGAGGGCTACGGCCCGGCCACGGTGCTCGATTCGATCCTGCGTGCGCCCATGGCTCCTACGTTTGCTGAACACGGTCCGGTCGAGATCACCGGGCTCCTGGACGTGGACGAGGGTGATGATCCGGAACTGGCGGAGATTACGGATCCCACGGCGCGTCCGTGCCCTGGGCCGCGCGTGCAGATCCCCAGCATGGGGCTGTGGTGA